Proteins co-encoded in one Chondrinema litorale genomic window:
- a CDS encoding helix-turn-helix domain-containing protein produces MAAIEISKTDASEANMLRNQLEAKHKNPIIRDRFHMICLLYKGFRRGECAYILGLRPNTITKYVRLYNDGGLYLLRRLNYKKPVSKLMEHKEQICEAINNILPDCVSAIREWIRQELGIERSLQRVRIFIKELGFRYRKTTPFPGGELSEEWLKGQEVFKTETLFPLLRKVACGSADLLFLDSAHFVQGKFERFL; encoded by the coding sequence GTGGCGGCAATAGAGATCAGTAAAACTGATGCCTCCGAGGCAAATATGCTTAGAAACCAGCTGGAAGCAAAACATAAAAACCCAATAATTCGAGATAGATTTCATATGATATGCTTACTTTATAAAGGGTTTAGACGAGGAGAATGTGCTTATATTTTAGGCTTGAGACCCAATACGATTACCAAGTATGTTCGTCTTTATAATGACGGAGGCCTGTATTTATTAAGACGTCTTAACTATAAAAAACCGGTTTCCAAATTAATGGAACACAAGGAACAAATCTGCGAGGCGATCAATAATATATTACCAGATTGTGTCTCGGCAATTCGAGAATGGATCAGACAGGAATTAGGGATTGAGCGGAGCCTGCAGCGAGTAAGAATTTTCATAAAAGAACTAGGGTTTAGGTATAGAAAAACCACGCCCTTTCCAGGAGGTGAATTGTCAGAAGAATGGCTCAAAGGACAAGAAGTATTTAAGACAGAAACTTTGTTTCCATTGCTGCGGAAAGTGGCCTGCGGGTCTGCTGATCTACTTTTTTTAGATAGTGCTCACTTTGTGCAAGGTAAGTTTGAGC